Proteins encoded within one genomic window of Aurantiacibacter spongiae:
- the efp gene encoding elongation factor P yields MKISGVDIRPGNIIEYEGGIWKVAKIQHTQPGKGGAYMQVEMKNLIDGRKTNVRFRSADTVEKVRLDTKDYQFLYEDGDMLVFMDQDTFEQIMLPSDLLGDARPFLQDGMQVQLELWEEKPISVQLPAQIEAEIVEADAVVKGQTASSSYKPAVLDNGVRIMVPPHIESGTRIVVDVYEQSYVGKAG; encoded by the coding sequence ATGAAGATCAGCGGCGTGGACATCCGTCCCGGCAACATCATCGAATACGAAGGCGGCATCTGGAAGGTCGCCAAGATCCAGCATACCCAGCCTGGCAAGGGCGGGGCGTACATGCAGGTCGAGATGAAGAACCTCATCGACGGCCGCAAGACGAACGTTCGCTTCCGCAGCGCCGATACGGTGGAGAAGGTGCGGCTCGACACCAAGGACTACCAGTTCCTCTATGAGGATGGCGACATGCTGGTATTCATGGATCAGGACACGTTCGAGCAGATCATGCTGCCGAGCGATCTTCTGGGCGATGCGCGGCCGTTCTTGCAGGATGGGATGCAGGTACAGCTCGAACTGTGGGAGGAAAAACCCATCAGCGTGCAGCTTCCCGCCCAGATCGAGGCCGAGATCGTCGAGGCGGACGCGGTCGTGAAGGGGCAGACCGCCTCTTCCAGTTACAAGCCGGCCGTGCTTGATAATGGCGTACGCATCATGGTGCCGCCGCATATCGAGAGCGGCACGCGCATCGTGGTGGACGTGTACGAGCAATCCTATGTCGGGAAGGCCGGGTAA
- a CDS encoding inositol monophosphatase family protein: protein MPALSGIIRVMEKAARKAGGRLRRDFGEVEHLQVSRKGPADFVSKADRAAERIIWDELKAARPGWGFVMEEAGEMEGDEDKPRFIVDPLDGTSNFLHGIPHFAVSIAVQERKLGSDDWGEVTAGVVYQPITDETFWAEKSRGAWLHDGRLRVSGRRQMSDALIATGIPYQGHGNFAEWSRIFGALGPNVAGIRRFGAASLDLAWVAAGRFDGFWESGLSPWDSAAGCLLVREAGGFVTDYRGRSQAICDEQVIAANDPLHSRLHKMVAEALR from the coding sequence ATGCCCGCATTGTCCGGCATCATTCGTGTCATGGAAAAAGCCGCGCGCAAGGCGGGCGGCCGCCTGCGTCGGGACTTCGGCGAGGTCGAGCACCTGCAGGTCAGCCGCAAGGGTCCGGCGGACTTCGTTTCCAAGGCCGATCGCGCGGCGGAACGCATCATCTGGGACGAACTGAAAGCCGCGCGCCCGGGCTGGGGTTTCGTAATGGAGGAAGCGGGCGAGATGGAGGGCGACGAGGACAAGCCGCGCTTCATCGTGGATCCGCTCGACGGGACGAGCAACTTTCTCCACGGCATACCCCACTTCGCCGTCAGCATCGCCGTGCAGGAGCGCAAGCTCGGCAGCGACGACTGGGGCGAGGTTACGGCGGGCGTCGTGTATCAGCCGATTACCGACGAGACGTTCTGGGCGGAAAAGTCGCGCGGAGCGTGGCTGCACGACGGGCGCCTGCGCGTTTCCGGACGGCGGCAGATGAGCGACGCGCTGATCGCGACCGGCATTCCCTATCAGGGGCACGGCAATTTCGCCGAATGGAGTCGCATCTTCGGCGCGCTCGGACCGAACGTTGCCGGGATTCGCCGCTTCGGCGCCGCCTCGCTCGATCTCGCCTGGGTTGCGGCCGGACGTTTCGACGGGTTCTGGGAAAGCGGCCTGTCGCCGTGGGACAGCGCCGCCGGATGCCTGCTGGTTCGCGAGGCCGGCGGGTTCGTGACCGACTATCGCGGGCGCTCGCAGGCGATCTGCGACGAACAGGTGATAGCGGCCAACGATCCGCTTCATTCGCGCCTGCACAAGATGGTTGCGGAAGCGCTTCGCTAG